The following coding sequences are from one Bradyrhizobium sp. 200 window:
- a CDS encoding carboxyltransferase domain-containing protein, with translation MQTRFSFGGDEHIFAEVGDSMSLEAFFKSLFITNAVRDAKIKGVTEICPANASYQVKFDPDLIKPDDMLAELKRLDSAAEKSEPVIATRIIEIPVLYNDPWTHETLMRFRERHQEPDGTDLEYAARINNHDGIDAFIKAHSSAPWFVSMVGFVAGLPFLYQMVERRRQIQAPKYLRPRTDTPKLTVGHGGCFSCIYSVRGAGGYQMFGITPMPIYDPNQKIGYLRDFMCLFKPGDIVKWKPIDRLAYDAAVADVDAGRFTPVIRNVSFSLTEFNRDIDGYNRKLEGILHGN, from the coding sequence ATGCAGACCCGTTTTTCTTTTGGCGGCGATGAACACATCTTTGCCGAGGTCGGTGATTCCATGTCGCTTGAGGCATTCTTCAAGAGCCTCTTCATCACCAATGCGGTGCGCGACGCCAAGATCAAGGGCGTGACCGAAATCTGCCCGGCCAACGCCTCCTATCAGGTGAAGTTCGATCCGGACCTGATCAAGCCGGACGACATGCTCGCAGAGCTGAAGCGGCTGGATTCGGCAGCCGAGAAGTCCGAACCGGTGATCGCGACGCGGATCATCGAGATCCCCGTGCTTTATAACGATCCCTGGACGCACGAGACGCTGATGCGTTTCCGCGAACGCCATCAGGAGCCTGACGGCACCGATCTCGAATACGCGGCACGCATCAACAATCACGACGGCATCGACGCATTCATCAAGGCGCATTCCAGCGCCCCCTGGTTCGTCTCGATGGTCGGCTTCGTCGCCGGCCTGCCCTTTCTCTATCAGATGGTCGAGCGCCGGCGACAGATTCAGGCACCGAAGTACCTGCGCCCGCGCACGGACACACCCAAGCTCACGGTTGGGCATGGCGGTTGTTTTAGCTGCATCTACTCGGTACGTGGCGCCGGCGGCTACCAGATGTTCGGTATCACACCGATGCCAATCTACGACCCCAATCAGAAGATCGGCTATCTCAGGGATTTCATGTGCCTGTTCAAGCCGGGTGACATCGTGAAGTGGAAGCCAATCGACCGGCTGGCCTATGACGCAGCGGTCGCCGACGTCGATGCCGGCCGCTTCACGCCGGTCATTCGCAACGTGTCGTTCTCGCTCACCGAGTTCAACCGCGACATTGATGGCTATAATCGCAAGCTCGAGGGGATCCTCCATGGCAATTAA
- a CDS encoding biotin-dependent carboxyltransferase family protein: MAIKVLKPGLSTTVQDLGRPGYYHIGIPLSGGMDRHALAAANLLVGNAEGAAVLEAVFMGPELEFTDDTMIAVTGAELPPRLDGEPRETWSSFKVKRGQRLSFDFLKKGARAYIAVAGGIDVPVVLGSRSTYALGALGGFKGRKLEAGDELPVGATGTSVKEGRTVDEELRGLPKAMPTELRATPGLYWHRITDAAGQGFFADTWKVAPEADRIGYRFKGGKPLEFVPREPPFGAGSDPSNITDACYPYGSIQVPGGTEPIVLHRDAVSGGGYFMVGTVISADMDLIGQLQPNTPVRFVKVEMDEALAARQARAELLAKVRSSLTSSP; encoded by the coding sequence ATGGCAATTAAAGTTCTCAAGCCTGGTCTTTCGACCACCGTTCAGGACCTCGGGCGACCCGGCTACTATCACATCGGCATCCCGCTCTCGGGCGGCATGGACCGGCATGCGCTTGCGGCCGCCAACCTGCTCGTGGGCAACGCGGAAGGAGCCGCCGTTCTCGAGGCCGTCTTCATGGGGCCCGAGCTCGAGTTTACCGATGACACGATGATTGCGGTCACGGGCGCGGAGCTGCCGCCCAGGCTCGATGGCGAGCCTCGCGAGACCTGGTCCTCTTTCAAGGTCAAGCGCGGCCAGAGGCTTTCCTTTGATTTCCTCAAGAAGGGCGCGCGCGCCTACATTGCGGTCGCCGGCGGCATCGATGTGCCCGTGGTTCTTGGCTCGCGCTCGACCTACGCGCTCGGCGCCCTTGGTGGCTTCAAGGGTCGAAAGCTTGAGGCAGGCGACGAGCTTCCGGTCGGTGCGACTGGGACATCGGTCAAGGAAGGCCGCACAGTCGACGAAGAATTACGTGGCCTGCCGAAGGCGATGCCAACGGAGTTGCGCGCCACGCCTGGGCTTTACTGGCATCGCATCACCGATGCGGCGGGCCAGGGTTTCTTCGCCGACACCTGGAAGGTCGCTCCGGAAGCCGATCGGATCGGCTACCGTTTCAAGGGCGGCAAGCCGCTGGAGTTCGTGCCGCGTGAGCCACCGTTTGGCGCGGGCTCCGATCCCTCCAACATCACCGATGCCTGCTATCCGTACGGCTCGATCCAGGTGCCCGGAGGCACCGAGCCGATCGTGCTCCATCGCGACGCGGTTTCAGGCGGCGGCTATTTCATGGTCGGCACGGTCATTTCGGCCGATATGGATCTGATCGGCCAGCTTCAGCCCAATACGCCCGTGAGGTTCGTCAAGGTCGAAATGGATGAAGCGCTGGCAGCCCGCCAGGCGCGTGCAGAACTGCTCGCGAAAGTTCGCTCGTCCTTGACGTCATCTCCTTGA
- a CDS encoding ABC transporter substrate-binding protein, producing the protein MFFTRTLGTLAAMTALCCTPALAANEIVVGFATAASGFMQAYDKPAQDAALIRIDEINKAGGLLGKKIKPVFADTKTDQAEGAKAGLAVLDQNAELVIVSCDYDFGAPAALQAQSAGKVSFFLCAESIKAGIPGVGPYSFSASVLAAVQGATMAEWAYTKKNARSFYRLLDSWTVYNKGICDGFDWMMPRLKDAALAGSDTFKNDDASIASQITRIKGLPKEPDAIMLCTMMPGAVSAIKQIRAAGIKSMILNGSGVDGSYWLNAVPDLSNFYVPVQGSIYGDDPNPKVAEFNKKYKDVTGGDPSSQYVYPGYVLIDVWAKAVERAKTTDATAVVAELEKMNNEVTLFGPRTFSKELHHQNQGRYLIVNTEAGKPRVVDQWTISEKIPVDYLVSK; encoded by the coding sequence ACGCCAGCCCTGGCAGCCAACGAAATCGTGGTTGGATTTGCGACCGCTGCATCCGGATTCATGCAGGCCTACGACAAGCCGGCCCAGGATGCCGCGCTGATCCGCATCGACGAGATCAACAAGGCGGGCGGTCTGCTAGGCAAAAAGATCAAGCCCGTGTTTGCGGACACCAAGACCGATCAGGCCGAGGGCGCCAAGGCGGGCCTCGCGGTGCTCGATCAAAACGCGGAGCTGGTGATCGTCTCGTGCGACTACGACTTCGGCGCGCCAGCGGCCTTGCAGGCGCAATCAGCCGGCAAGGTCTCCTTCTTCCTGTGCGCAGAGTCGATCAAGGCGGGCATCCCCGGCGTCGGCCCCTACTCTTTCTCCGCCTCGGTGCTGGCGGCCGTGCAGGGCGCGACCATGGCCGAATGGGCCTACACGAAGAAGAATGCCCGCAGCTTCTACCGGCTGCTCGACAGTTGGACTGTCTATAACAAGGGTATCTGCGATGGCTTCGACTGGATGATGCCGCGCCTGAAGGATGCAGCGCTCGCCGGCAGCGACACTTTCAAGAATGATGATGCCTCGATCGCGTCTCAGATCACGCGCATCAAGGGCCTGCCGAAGGAGCCCGACGCCATCATGCTCTGCACGATGATGCCGGGCGCCGTCTCCGCCATCAAGCAGATACGGGCCGCCGGCATCAAGTCGATGATCCTCAATGGCTCCGGCGTCGACGGGAGCTACTGGCTAAACGCCGTTCCCGATCTGTCGAACTTCTACGTGCCGGTGCAAGGCTCGATCTATGGCGACGATCCCAATCCAAAGGTCGCCGAGTTCAACAAGAAGTACAAGGACGTCACCGGCGGTGACCCTTCCAGCCAGTACGTCTATCCGGGATATGTCCTGATCGACGTCTGGGCGAAGGCCGTCGAGCGTGCCAAGACGACAGACGCCACGGCAGTCGTGGCGGAACTCGAGAAAATGAACAACGAGGTCACGCTGTTTGGTCCGCGGACCTTCAGCAAGGAGCTACACCACCAGAACCAGGGTCGGTACCTGATCGTCAATACCGAGGCGGGCAAACCGCGCGTGGTCGATCAGTGGACGATCTCGGAGAAGATCCCGGTCGACTATCTGGTGTCCAAGTAA
- a CDS encoding LamB/YcsF family protein, with protein sequence MVMINCDMGEAFGLYKMGDDESLMPEIDVANVACGFHGSDFNHMRKTVHLAKRHGVKVGAHPSLPDLQGFGRREMKIDREELANCLLYQIGALKAFLDAEGVVLNHIKPHGALYGMAARMEDIAEAVADAADVYKVPLFGMKGTLHEKVYRRRGHTFVAEYYADLDYNAEGGLIITREHDAKDPTDAAARCLRAVTEGKTRSVAGNDIPVGSDSICIHSDTPNAVAIAQAVREAVRPYLAAH encoded by the coding sequence ATGGTGATGATTAATTGCGACATGGGCGAAGCCTTCGGCCTCTACAAGATGGGTGATGACGAAAGCCTGATGCCCGAGATCGACGTGGCCAACGTTGCCTGCGGATTCCACGGCTCTGATTTCAATCACATGCGCAAGACTGTGCATCTGGCCAAACGCCATGGCGTCAAGGTTGGCGCCCATCCCTCGCTACCGGATCTGCAAGGTTTCGGACGGCGAGAGATGAAGATCGACCGCGAGGAGCTGGCGAACTGCCTGCTGTACCAGATCGGTGCGCTCAAGGCGTTCCTGGACGCCGAGGGCGTGGTCCTCAATCATATCAAACCGCACGGCGCCCTCTATGGCATGGCCGCCCGGATGGAAGACATCGCCGAGGCCGTAGCCGACGCGGCCGATGTCTACAAGGTGCCGCTGTTCGGCATGAAGGGGACTTTGCACGAGAAGGTCTATCGGCGCCGCGGTCATACCTTCGTCGCCGAATACTATGCCGATCTCGACTACAATGCCGAGGGCGGCCTCATCATCACGCGCGAGCACGATGCCAAGGATCCAACCGATGCGGCAGCACGGTGCCTGCGCGCCGTGACCGAAGGCAAGACGCGCTCGGTGGCTGGAAACGACATCCCCGTCGGCTCCGATTCCATCTGCATCCACTCCGATACACCGAATGCGGTGGCCATCGCGCAGGCCGTTCGCGAAGCAGTCCGCCCTTATCTGGCAGCGCATTGA
- a CDS encoding acetyl-CoA carboxylase biotin carboxylase subunit gives MTIHKLLIANRGEIAVRIIRAARELGIATVQVYSKADKDSLAVRLADESVEIGPAQASKSYLNREAILAAARTTGAGAIHPGYGFLAENAEFAAAVEAAGLIFVGPTAQSIRLMGDKVAAREAAASAGVPTVPGSRGRLESAEAAFALVETTGFPVMIKAAAGGGGRGIRIARSAEEFHHLMPQAQAEALAAFGDGGLYVEKLIEGARHIEVQVLGDGLDVIHCFERECSLQRRRQKIWEEAPSPSLTPAIREKLCSSAVALAKAVHYRGAGTIEYLYDDRSHAFYFLEMNTRIQVEHPVTEMVTGIDLVREMIRIAGGERLRFRQDQVSVNGHSIEVRINAEDPAKGFMPNPGTITALNVPGGNGVRFDSMLYPGYTVPPFYDSLLGKLIVRDEDRASAIRRLDRALGELVVEGLATTKPLHQALARDPDVQAGRFHTAWLEPWLASHAESLTAPASESSLATTAIAASPAPATPSTRQSAPSSTGGL, from the coding sequence ATGACGATTCATAAGCTCCTCATAGCCAATCGTGGCGAGATCGCCGTACGTATCATCCGTGCGGCGCGTGAGCTGGGCATTGCCACCGTTCAGGTCTACAGCAAGGCCGACAAGGATTCGCTTGCCGTACGGCTCGCCGACGAGTCCGTCGAGATAGGCCCGGCGCAGGCCTCGAAATCCTATCTCAATCGCGAGGCGATTCTCGCCGCTGCCCGCACGACGGGCGCCGGCGCCATCCATCCGGGCTATGGATTCCTGGCCGAAAATGCCGAGTTTGCCGCCGCGGTCGAAGCCGCGGGACTCATCTTCGTAGGGCCGACGGCCCAGTCCATCCGCCTGATGGGCGACAAGGTTGCCGCGCGGGAAGCTGCGGCAAGCGCCGGTGTTCCCACGGTTCCGGGCAGCCGCGGCCGACTGGAGTCGGCCGAGGCGGCATTCGCGCTGGTAGAGACGACCGGCTTTCCGGTGATGATCAAAGCGGCGGCGGGCGGCGGCGGCCGCGGCATCCGCATCGCGCGCTCGGCCGAGGAGTTTCATCACCTCATGCCGCAGGCGCAGGCCGAGGCGCTTGCCGCCTTCGGCGATGGCGGGCTCTACGTCGAAAAACTGATCGAAGGTGCCCGGCATATCGAGGTACAGGTACTGGGCGACGGACTGGACGTCATCCATTGCTTCGAGCGCGAATGCTCGTTGCAGCGCCGCCGTCAGAAAATCTGGGAAGAGGCGCCCTCGCCGTCGCTGACACCTGCCATTCGCGAGAAGCTCTGCTCGTCGGCCGTCGCGCTTGCCAAGGCGGTGCACTACCGCGGCGCGGGAACGATCGAATATCTGTACGACGACCGCAGCCACGCGTTCTATTTCCTGGAGATGAACACCCGCATCCAGGTCGAGCATCCGGTGACGGAAATGGTGACCGGCATCGACCTGGTGCGCGAGATGATCCGGATTGCCGGGGGCGAGCGGCTGCGCTTCCGCCAGGATCAGGTGAGCGTCAATGGCCACTCGATCGAGGTCCGCATCAATGCCGAGGATCCAGCGAAAGGCTTTATGCCGAACCCTGGCACCATCACCGCGCTCAACGTGCCGGGTGGCAACGGTGTGCGTTTCGACAGCATGCTCTATCCCGGCTATACGGTGCCGCCGTTTTACGACAGCCTGCTCGGCAAGCTGATCGTTCGCGACGAGGACCGTGCGAGCGCCATACGACGGCTCGATCGCGCCCTCGGCGAACTGGTGGTCGAAGGGCTGGCGACAACCAAGCCCCTGCATCAGGCGCTTGCACGCGATCCCGATGTGCAGGCCGGGCGCTTTCATACGGCCTGGCTCGAGCCATGGCTGGCGTCCCACGCTGAAAGCCTTACCGCGCCGGCCTCCGAGTCAAGTTTGGCGACCACGGCAATAGCGGCATCGCCTGCGCCAGCCACTCCTTCGACAAGACAATCCGCCCCGTCATCAACAGGAGGCCTCTGA
- a CDS encoding acetyl-CoA carboxylase, translated as MALQQIFSPLPGIFYRKPAPDKPDYKSDGDTITEDDTIGLIEVMKSFNEVKAGAAGKIVRFLAENEEAVMAGQPIAEIDV; from the coding sequence ATGGCTCTACAGCAAATCTTTTCGCCGCTCCCGGGCATCTTCTACCGCAAGCCGGCACCCGACAAGCCGGACTACAAGTCGGACGGGGACACGATCACGGAAGACGACACGATCGGTCTCATCGAGGTCATGAAGTCGTTCAACGAAGTGAAGGCGGGCGCGGCCGGCAAGATCGTGCGCTTCCTTGCCGAGAATGAGGAAGCCGTGATGGCGGGTCAGCCGATCGCCGAGATCGATGTTTGA